The proteins below are encoded in one region of Stenotrophomonas bentonitica:
- a CDS encoding MBL fold metallo-hydrolase — translation MFSLDETVAPPAPALDELVPSRYALKVGDIDVLVVSDGVLPLPTQMLGHNVSAAERAPWFKDMYLPPDALDWALNVMVVRSGDRNILIDAGLGMDPDLNLPRAGQLIRRLGASGIDLREITDVVITHLHMDHIGGLLVDGVNAQLRPDLRIHVAASEVEFWKAPDFTQTNMPPGFPDALRATATHFLAEYGSQVRTFEDVQEIAPGVTARRTGGHTPGHSVVRLSSKGEALTFAGDAIFAVGFEQPNWYNGFEHDPAEAATVRIALLNELAGTGEMLVATHLPFPSVGRVSADGDAFRWVPVFWDF, via the coding sequence ATGTTCAGTCTTGATGAAACCGTTGCACCACCGGCTCCCGCGCTCGACGAACTGGTTCCGTCGCGTTACGCACTCAAGGTCGGCGACATCGACGTACTGGTGGTCAGCGACGGCGTGCTGCCGCTGCCTACCCAGATGCTGGGCCACAACGTTTCGGCCGCCGAGCGCGCGCCGTGGTTCAAGGACATGTACCTGCCGCCGGATGCGCTGGACTGGGCCTTGAACGTGATGGTGGTACGCAGCGGCGACCGCAACATCCTGATCGACGCCGGCCTCGGCATGGACCCCGACCTGAACCTGCCACGTGCCGGCCAGCTGATCCGCCGACTGGGCGCGTCCGGCATCGACCTGCGCGAGATCACCGACGTGGTGATCACCCACCTGCACATGGACCATATCGGTGGCCTGCTGGTGGACGGCGTAAACGCGCAGCTGCGCCCCGACCTTCGCATCCACGTGGCCGCTTCCGAAGTGGAATTCTGGAAGGCGCCCGACTTCACCCAAACCAACATGCCGCCGGGCTTCCCGGATGCGCTACGCGCCACGGCCACGCACTTCCTGGCCGAGTACGGCAGCCAGGTGCGCACCTTCGAAGATGTGCAGGAGATTGCACCGGGCGTCACCGCGCGTCGCACCGGCGGCCATACCCCCGGCCACAGCGTGGTGCGGCTGAGCTCGAAGGGCGAAGCGCTCACCTTTGCCGGCGACGCGATCTTCGCGGTCGGCTTCGAGCAGCCCAACTGGTACAACGGCTTCGAGCATGACCCCGCAGAGGCCGCAACGGTGCGCATCGCCCTGCTCAACGAACTGGCCGGCACCGGCGAAATGCTGGTCGCCACCCACCTGCCGTTCCCCTCGGTGGGCCGCGTCTCCGCTGACGGCGACGCCTTCCGTTGGGTGCCGGTGTTCTGGGACTTCTGA
- a CDS encoding antitoxin Xre/MbcA/ParS toxin-binding domain-containing protein has protein sequence MRYVQEHDSGAVVPFSPALSGDGGRQHYTEQVERVLVAAEIAAGGDRSRAMFWFLNEPLQEFADQTPAALVRASRAELVVDYIESTSGGACG, from the coding sequence GTGCGTTACGTGCAGGAACATGATTCTGGTGCTGTCGTCCCGTTCTCGCCGGCGCTATCCGGGGATGGCGGCCGCCAGCACTACACTGAACAGGTGGAGCGGGTCTTGGTGGCTGCCGAAATCGCGGCCGGTGGTGACCGAAGCCGCGCGATGTTCTGGTTCTTGAATGAGCCACTCCAAGAGTTCGCCGATCAGACGCCTGCTGCTCTCGTCCGTGCAAGCAGGGCAGAGCTCGTAGTGGACTACATCGAGTCAACGTCAGGCGGTGCCTGCGGATGA
- a CDS encoding FUSC family protein yields MRTARVAHSAASLLGAMARELGSRVRWRQRGLDEVEALLSVLLAIVIAHAIGATNIGWAAFTGFMVMRTQLAETLSRGVLRMLGTAVGAAMGWALITRVADTPVVVALALLFVGTVTLYAAITRRHSHAWLFTGLTFAMVALDSLKQPQVAVHAFALTRVLEVAAGTSAGILVNLASAWTVRPRIQGAQHLFADRVENAPPGWQKAAAAHALLAGVVLGVLPLLSPLLGASALVQAAITIMAVMTVPLLSLDGEGNAVGTRIAHRFAGCALGALAAAGALVVSHHHLPLAVALLCLGVWAGRHIENSGKSFAYIGTQFAVVLLVVVVPDDIHQLASAPGWARLSGIVLGIALLVPAREAAKWLGRRRSRPAVSDS; encoded by the coding sequence ATGCGCACCGCCAGGGTCGCGCATAGCGCCGCGTCACTGCTGGGGGCCATGGCGCGTGAGCTGGGCTCGCGCGTGCGCTGGCGCCAGCGTGGACTGGACGAGGTGGAAGCACTGCTTTCGGTGCTGCTCGCCATCGTGATTGCACATGCCATCGGTGCGACCAACATCGGCTGGGCCGCGTTCACCGGTTTCATGGTGATGCGCACGCAGCTGGCCGAGACGTTGTCACGCGGCGTGCTTCGGATGTTGGGTACGGCGGTGGGCGCCGCGATGGGCTGGGCCTTGATAACGCGCGTGGCAGATACGCCGGTGGTGGTGGCGCTGGCGCTGCTTTTCGTGGGCACGGTTACGCTGTACGCGGCGATCACCCGCCGGCACAGCCATGCGTGGCTGTTTACCGGCCTCACCTTCGCAATGGTCGCGCTGGACAGCCTCAAGCAGCCGCAGGTCGCGGTGCATGCGTTCGCGTTGACCCGGGTACTGGAGGTGGCTGCAGGAACCTCGGCTGGCATCCTGGTCAACCTGGCGTCTGCCTGGACGGTGCGGCCGCGCATCCAGGGCGCCCAGCACCTGTTCGCGGATAGAGTGGAGAACGCACCACCGGGATGGCAGAAGGCGGCGGCCGCGCATGCGCTGCTGGCCGGGGTCGTGCTGGGCGTGCTGCCGTTGTTGTCGCCGCTGCTGGGTGCAAGCGCGTTGGTGCAGGCTGCGATCACGATCATGGCGGTCATGACGGTGCCGTTGTTGTCGCTCGACGGGGAGGGCAACGCGGTGGGCACGCGTATCGCACACCGGTTTGCCGGCTGTGCACTGGGCGCGCTGGCCGCCGCAGGTGCACTTGTGGTCTCACATCATCACCTGCCGTTGGCGGTGGCGCTGCTGTGCCTGGGGGTCTGGGCGGGCCGCCATATCGAGAACAGCGGCAAGTCCTTCGCGTACATCGGCACCCAGTTCGCGGTCGTCCTGCTGGTGGTGGTTGTCCCCGATGACATCCATCAGCTCGCCAGCGCCCCGGGCTGGGCGCGACTGAGCGGCATCGTGTTGGGCATCGCGCTGCTGGTGCCGGCACGCGAGGCGGCGAAATGGCTCGGGCGTCGACGCAGTCGGCCAGCGGTGAGCGATTCCTGA
- a CDS encoding P-loop ATPase, Sll1717 family, with amino-acid sequence MGILEWVQFGKVSAERDENLSSYFYDNGALTGAISNSTAFLVLGRKGAGKTALFKHLNSNKADFLQDDDILLSQSFEDYNWNIHAVLADETKAASMVYKQSWKFVIYAESVQSIAKHYADKGEKAPKDIAAAARLLERLFDTPAPSVMQLIGRKMLQLSKLKLPSAGVDVTAGEIGDLSADAGEITFDNVRDDSSLRHRLTENVANITDLLEKALKADTSWPRTFVCFDRVDEAWDSSSISSSMPVVAGLVAAAESINADFGGRLRPLVFLREDIFETLSINDLNKLRSDCGALLHWSKEGLSAMILRRINFFAAAKGVASVASLDSLFDKSEMRQRQKPFAYILRRTMMRPRDLIAILSKTAEVMKEKENDPFADEARSFEKLECESVYDAEPGYSEWLKNEILDEWRVQKPIIDKLFQGIQNIGSTNITKEKFFESVQLLEPSTDEGAIVGHLKFLFDNSIIGFKLGDSTQWRFKCFYPSQGFVESDEYRVHDGLVRVLNLREPRS; translated from the coding sequence ATGGGAATTCTGGAATGGGTACAGTTCGGCAAGGTATCGGCGGAGAGAGATGAAAACCTGTCTTCGTACTTCTATGACAACGGCGCCCTCACTGGGGCAATAAGCAATTCCACGGCGTTCTTGGTCCTCGGTCGCAAAGGCGCAGGAAAAACGGCTCTGTTCAAGCACTTGAACTCAAACAAGGCCGACTTCCTTCAGGACGACGACATCCTCCTGTCGCAATCTTTCGAAGACTATAACTGGAATATCCACGCAGTCTTGGCCGACGAGACCAAAGCTGCCTCGATGGTCTACAAGCAGTCCTGGAAGTTCGTGATCTACGCCGAGTCGGTGCAGTCAATTGCCAAGCACTACGCCGATAAAGGAGAGAAGGCTCCTAAGGATATCGCGGCTGCGGCGAGGCTCCTTGAAAGGCTGTTTGATACACCAGCACCCTCGGTCATGCAGTTGATAGGACGCAAGATGCTTCAGCTATCAAAGCTGAAGCTGCCATCTGCCGGCGTTGATGTAACGGCTGGTGAGATAGGTGACCTCAGCGCGGATGCAGGTGAGATAACGTTTGACAACGTTAGAGATGACTCTTCCCTTCGGCACCGGCTTACGGAGAACGTTGCGAACATCACTGATCTTCTTGAGAAGGCACTCAAAGCCGATACAAGTTGGCCAAGAACATTCGTCTGTTTTGATCGCGTCGATGAGGCTTGGGACAGCTCTTCGATTAGTTCTTCGATGCCTGTCGTGGCTGGCTTGGTCGCTGCCGCAGAATCGATTAACGCGGATTTCGGTGGCAGGTTACGGCCACTGGTGTTTCTGAGAGAGGATATCTTTGAGACATTGAGCATCAATGATCTCAATAAGTTGAGGTCGGATTGCGGAGCGCTTCTGCACTGGAGCAAGGAGGGACTTAGCGCAATGATCCTACGACGGATTAATTTCTTCGCAGCGGCCAAAGGTGTTGCATCCGTCGCGTCACTGGATTCGCTGTTCGATAAGAGTGAAATGCGCCAGCGGCAGAAGCCCTTCGCATACATTCTTCGGCGAACCATGATGAGGCCCCGCGACCTTATTGCCATTCTGTCGAAGACTGCCGAGGTAATGAAGGAGAAGGAGAACGACCCCTTCGCGGACGAAGCTAGGAGCTTTGAAAAGCTCGAGTGCGAGAGCGTGTACGACGCCGAGCCGGGATACTCCGAGTGGCTCAAGAATGAGATCCTCGATGAGTGGCGCGTTCAAAAGCCAATCATCGATAAGCTATTCCAGGGAATCCAGAACATCGGATCAACAAATATTACCAAGGAAAAATTCTTCGAAAGCGTACAGCTTCTTGAGCCGTCTACGGATGAGGGAGCGATCGTTGGTCACTTGAAGTTCCTGTTCGACAACTCCATCATCGGCTTCAAGTTGGGCGACTCAACGCAGTGGCGATTCAAGTGCTTCTACCCTTCTCAAGGCTTTGTCGAGTCTGATGAGTATCGGGTACACGATGGACTGGTGCGGGTGCTCAACCTCAGAGAGCCTAGGTCTTAA
- a CDS encoding alpha/beta fold hydrolase, which yields MNTITRTLAATALAMAVQAGSSADAANPTRPAPVATAYTPSTITTADGVQLYYKDWGPKDGPVVTFSHGWPLDSDSWDPQMMFLASKGYRVVAHDRRGHGRSSQPWDGNDMDHYADDLATVINTLGLKDVTLVGFSTGGGEVARYIGRYGTDRVKKAVLISAVPPFMLKTADNPGGVPIDVFDGMRKGQLENRSQLFKDVPSGPFYGYNRPGAKPNQALIDAWWAQGMAGGLKNTYDSVAAFSATDFRDDLKRFNVPTLIIHGDDDQVVPIDVGGRQSAKLIKGARLIEYPGAPHGLTETHKDKVNQDLLAFLQEK from the coding sequence ATGAACACGATCACCCGCACCCTCGCCGCTACCGCTCTGGCCATGGCTGTCCAGGCTGGCAGCTCCGCTGACGCCGCCAACCCGACGCGCCCGGCGCCGGTTGCCACCGCGTACACCCCCAGCACCATCACCACCGCCGATGGCGTGCAGCTGTACTACAAGGACTGGGGCCCGAAAGACGGTCCGGTGGTGACCTTCAGCCACGGCTGGCCGCTGGACTCGGACAGCTGGGACCCGCAGATGATGTTCCTGGCCAGCAAGGGCTACCGCGTGGTCGCCCACGACCGCCGCGGCCACGGCCGCTCCAGCCAGCCGTGGGACGGCAACGACATGGACCACTACGCCGACGATCTGGCCACGGTGATCAATACGCTGGGCCTGAAGGACGTCACTTTGGTGGGCTTCTCCACTGGCGGCGGTGAAGTGGCGCGCTACATCGGTCGCTACGGCACCGACCGCGTCAAGAAGGCCGTGCTGATCAGCGCCGTGCCGCCCTTCATGCTCAAGACCGCAGACAATCCGGGCGGCGTACCGATCGATGTCTTCGACGGCATGCGCAAGGGCCAGCTGGAGAACCGCTCGCAGCTGTTCAAGGACGTTCCCAGCGGCCCGTTCTACGGCTACAACCGGCCTGGCGCGAAACCGAACCAGGCCTTGATCGATGCCTGGTGGGCGCAGGGTATGGCCGGCGGTTTGAAGAACACCTACGACTCGGTTGCCGCGTTCTCCGCCACCGACTTCCGCGATGACCTGAAGCGCTTCAACGTGCCCACCCTGATCATCCATGGCGACGACGACCAGGTGGTGCCGATCGACGTGGGTGGCCGGCAGTCGGCCAAGCTGATCAAGGGTGCGAGGCTGATCGAGTATCCCGGCGCACCGCATGGTTTGACTGAGACGCACAAGGACAAGGTCAATCAGGATTTGCTGGCATTCCTGCAGGAAAAGTGA
- a CDS encoding Fic family protein: MRVPVDPPKLGQVFEEVARAGMLMDVYMGNFSSEVQDDYIHWDKLRHKTPPKGLTPRTWWAAIKFARLALRQELALQDKHGQSFSVSISTRLLKSLHYIDLEASGATRKSKGLGKSGRRFIRSLIEESIASSQLEGATTSCAVAKEMLITGRPPRDQSERMIYSNYLAMKLVRERGKRRFTVDEILELHALITAGTMESEGDCGRLRDADDNVLIFDRGSDTMLHTPPPAREVRERLERLCEFANGQNEDPFIHPVVRAIAIHFQIGYDHPFCDGNGRTARVLFYWSMMNSGYWLTEYLSISSVLRKSQGNYMRAYLYTEHDDSDMTYFISQQLDAIEQSIAGLHAYIKSKSDQKRQVHRTLGTSRVAGIELNHRQRALLANALNDPDRGYTVATHRAAHQISYPTALGDLTALVHAGLFETQKAGRAYEYLPASDFADRLRT, encoded by the coding sequence ATGAGAGTTCCCGTCGATCCGCCAAAGCTGGGCCAAGTGTTCGAGGAAGTCGCACGGGCCGGCATGCTCATGGATGTCTACATGGGCAACTTCTCGTCCGAAGTTCAGGATGATTACATTCACTGGGACAAGCTCCGGCACAAAACACCACCGAAGGGGCTGACGCCGCGCACTTGGTGGGCAGCAATCAAGTTCGCGAGGCTTGCTCTCAGGCAAGAGCTTGCCCTTCAGGACAAGCACGGCCAGAGCTTCTCGGTGTCCATCAGTACCAGGCTACTGAAGAGTCTCCACTACATCGACCTCGAAGCTTCAGGCGCGACTCGGAAGAGTAAGGGCCTTGGAAAGTCCGGACGGCGCTTCATTCGCTCACTGATCGAAGAATCGATTGCGTCATCCCAGTTGGAGGGCGCCACCACAAGTTGCGCGGTAGCAAAGGAAATGCTGATCACCGGTCGACCTCCGCGCGATCAAAGCGAACGGATGATCTACAGCAACTACCTGGCCATGAAGCTGGTGAGGGAGAGGGGGAAGCGGCGCTTCACCGTTGATGAAATCCTGGAGCTGCACGCGTTAATCACCGCCGGGACCATGGAGTCAGAGGGCGACTGTGGACGGTTGCGCGATGCCGATGACAACGTCCTGATCTTCGACCGTGGCTCAGACACCATGTTGCATACGCCCCCACCCGCCAGGGAAGTCAGGGAGCGGCTGGAAAGGCTGTGCGAGTTCGCCAACGGTCAGAACGAAGACCCGTTCATTCATCCAGTGGTTCGAGCAATCGCCATCCACTTCCAGATCGGCTACGACCACCCGTTCTGCGACGGTAACGGGCGCACTGCCCGAGTGCTGTTCTACTGGTCGATGATGAATTCCGGCTACTGGCTTACCGAGTACCTGTCCATCTCAAGTGTTCTGAGGAAGTCGCAAGGCAACTACATGCGCGCCTACCTCTACACCGAGCATGACGATTCGGACATGACCTACTTCATCTCTCAGCAGCTCGATGCGATTGAGCAATCGATTGCGGGATTGCACGCCTATATAAAGAGCAAGAGCGACCAGAAGCGCCAAGTGCACCGCACACTGGGTACCTCACGGGTTGCCGGGATCGAGCTTAACCACCGGCAGCGTGCGCTTCTCGCGAACGCACTGAACGATCCAGATCGCGGCTACACCGTGGCCACCCACCGTGCTGCCCATCAGATTTCTTACCCGACGGCTCTCGGCGACCTGACGGCCTTGGTGCATGCAGGGCTGTTCGAGACGCAAAAGGCAGGAAGGGCGTACGAGTACTTGCCAGCTTCAGACTTCGCAGACCGTCTTAGAACGTAG